The following proteins come from a genomic window of Athalia rosae chromosome 1, iyAthRosa1.1, whole genome shotgun sequence:
- the LOC105692808 gene encoding uncharacterized protein LOC105692808 isoform X2 gives MSTSSQDWLDALYMQNVLRNYENDDSIEVSEIIVKPATAKGDNYGSEIYRVAVQFSRIKNGTKIDEEKSFIAKVALRLHAEMMMEVFVAELSLLHKILPKMNKIVEEFYPNGTPMSPRCLHVQYETPCHAILEDLATLGFRMADRRSGLDLDHALLTMRNLGKFHASSIALMEKEPGVLANYRKGTFHKDQPVVSMMLSSSLKSLATEVAKWPELSPRIAEKIQNISEVIFQRACEACEYTEGDFIILNHGDFWVNNMMFHYDEREKPDDQILLDFQVSHLGSPAEDIIHFFNTSITEDVRIHHLDLLIREYHFSLVSTMNRFNCKTAPASLENLNSALKKREICGVAVSMAIYPIMIMEKGVEVDLSDVLQTKFDNPAHRGELFRKVMARLLPIYDSNGLLD, from the exons ATGTCAACTAGCAGTCAAGACTGGCTCGACGCACTGTACATGCAAAACGTGTtacgaaattatgaaaatgacgATTCCATAGAAGTTTCTGAAATAATCGTGAAGCCCGCAACGGCCAAGGGGGACAACTATGGGAGTGAAATCTATCGGGTGGCTGTACAATTTTCACGTATAAAAAATGGCACGAAAATTGACGAGGAAAAATCCTTCATCGCCAAAGTCGCATTGCGCCTTCATGCTGAAATG ATGATGGAAGTATTTGTTGCCGAGTTATCGCTGCTGCACAAAATTCTgccaaaaatgaacaaaatcgTCGAGGAATTCTACCCTAACGGGACTCCGATGAGCCCACGGTGTTTGCATGTTCAGTACGAAACCCCGTGTCACGCGATATTGGAAGATCTGGCGACCCTTGGCTTCCGGATGGCTGATCGTCGATCGGGATTGGATCTCGACCACGCTTTATTGACGATGAGAAATCTGGGTAAATTTCATGCAAGTTCGATCGCGCTCATGGAAAAG GAACCGGGTGTACTGGCGAATTATCGAAAGGGTACTTTCCACAAGGATCAACCGGTTGTATCTATGATGTTATCCTCGAGTTTGAAATCCCTCGCCACTGAGGTGGCCAAATGGCCTGAATTATCACCACG AAtcgctgaaaaaattcaaaatatctcCGAAGTAATATTTCAAAGAGCATGTGAGGCTTGCGAATATACCGAAGGTGACTTCATCATCTTAAACCACGGAGATTTCTGGGTGAACAACATGATGTTCCATTACGATGAACGTGAAAAACCGGACGATCAAATTTTG CTGGATTTTCAAGTGTCTCATCTTGGCTCACCTGCGGAAGACATTATCCACTTTTTTAATACGAGTATAACTGAGGATGTTAGAATTCATCATCTCGATTTGCTGATACGAGAATACCATTTCTCACTTGTTAGTACAATGAATCGATTCAATTGCAAAACGGCACCGGCAAGCCTTGAAAATCTCAATAGCGCcctgaaaaaacgagaaatttgtGGAGTAGCGGTCAGCATGGCAATCTATCCAATCATGATAATGGAAAAAGGGGTGGAAGTTGATCTTTCCGATGTTCTACAGACCAAGTTCGACAATCCAGCTCACCGTGGTGAATTATTCAGAAAAGTTATGGCCAGACTTTTGCCGATATACGATAGCAATGGTCTCTTGGATTAA
- the LOC105692792 gene encoding mitochondrial import inner membrane translocase subunit Tim21 — protein sequence MASTRVINCFLGRGIFGRRYLLMYNTSILPTSCHAHLPCNIAMVKSYSKVKTSEASVTNIDRKTTDQVQVGFAEVVKENTKSAWYLTVIVAGTVVTSALFFAIFRELFSSKSSNNIYTKALERCKQDTRVIDALGEPIKAYGEETRRGRRGHVSHTFYQKDGVPHVRMQFYIQGIRKRGTVHLDMREDQSGNFVYRYLFIQLEDMARNVIVLEDNRSLESQSLQTPAEIFPKVLV from the exons ATGGCGTCAACTAGGGTAATTAATTGCTTTCTTGGAAGAGGAATATTTGGAAGACGCTACTTGCTGATGTATAACACCTCAATCTTACCAACGTCTTGTCATGCACATCTGCCTTGCAATATTGCAATGGTTAAATCATACTCCAAGGTAAAAACATCGGAGGCCTCCGTCACAAATATTGATCGCAAAACCACGGATCAAGTCCAAGTTGGATTTGCGGAAGtag TCAAGGAGAATACAAAATCAGCTTGGTACCTAACTGTTATTGTAGCTGGCACCGTTGTCACTTCAGCCTTATTCTTTGCAATATTCAGAGAATTATTCTCTAGTAAAAGTTCGAACAATATTTATACTAAGGCATTAGAACGTTGTAAGCAGGATACAAGGGTGATCGATGCACTCGGAGAACCTATCAAAGCTTATGGTGAAGAAACCCGCCGAGGTAGACGGGGCCACGTAAG CCACACTTTCTACCAGAAAGATGGTGTACCCCATGTGAGAATGCAATTCTATATTCAAGGGATACGCAAGCGTGGCACTGTCCATTTAGACATGCGAGAG GATCAATCAGGAAACTTTGTGTATAGATATTTGTTCATACAACTTGAAGATATGGCGCGTAACGTCATAGTTCTGGAAGACAACAGATCGTTGGAGTCTCAAAGTCTGCAAACTCCAGcagaaatttttcccaaaGTACTTGTATAA